The following are from one region of the Macaca thibetana thibetana isolate TM-01 chromosome 2, ASM2454274v1, whole genome shotgun sequence genome:
- the ACVR2B gene encoding activin receptor type-2B: MGAGTRSLRVGVRATRARGTQGKSSGRGEAETRECIYYNANWELERTNQSGLERCEGEQDKRLHCYASWRNSSGTIELVKKGCWLDDFNCYDRQECVATEENPQVYFCCCEGNFCNERFTHLPEAGGPEVTYEPPPTAPTLLTVLAYSLLPIGGLSLIVLLAFWMYRHRKPPYGHVDIHEDPGPPPPSPLVGLKPLQLLEIKARGRFGCVWKAQLMNDFVAVKIFPLQDKQSWQSEREIFSTPGMKHENLLQFIAAEKRGSNLEVELWLITAFHDKGSLTDYLKGNIITWNELCHVAETMSRGLSYLHEDVPWCRGEGHKPSIAHRDFKSKNVLLKSDLTAVLADFGLAVRFEPGKPPGDTHGQVGTRRYMAPEVLEGAINFQRDAFLRIDMYAMGLVLWELVSRCKAADGPVDEYMLPFEEEIGQHPSLEELQEVVVHKKMRPTIKDHWLKHPGLAQLCVTIEECWDHDAEARLSAGCVEERVSLIRRSVNGTTSDCLVSLVTSVTNVDLPPKESSI, encoded by the exons GCTCTGGGcgtggggaggctgagacacgggAGTGCATCTACTACAACGCCAACTGGGAGCTGGAGCGCACCAACCAGAGCGGCCTGGAGCGCTGCGAGGGCGAGCAGGATAAGCGGCTGCACTGCTACGCCTCCTGGCGCAACAGCTCTGGCACCATCGAGCTCGTGAAGAAGGGCTGCTGGCTAGATGACTTCAACTGCTATGATAG GCAGGAGTGTGTGGCCACTGAGGAGAACCCCCAGGTGTACTTCTGCTGCTGTGAAGGCAACTTCTGCAACGAGCGCTTCACTCatttgccagaggctgggggccCGGAAG TCACGTATGAGCCACCTCCGACAGCCCCCACCCTGCTCACGGTGCTGGCCTACTCACTGCTGCCCATTGGGGGCCTTTCCCTCATCGTCCTGCTGGCCTTTTGGATGTACCGGCATCGCAAGCCCCCGTACGGTCATGTGGACATCCATGAG GACCCTGGgcctccacccccatcccctcTGGTGGGCCTGAAGCCACTGCAGCTGCTGGAGATCAAGGCTCGGGGGCGCTTTGGCTGTGTCTGGAAGGCCCAGCTCATGAATGACTTTGTAGCTGTCAAGATCTTCCCACTCCAG GACAAGCAGTCGTGGCAGAGTGAACGGGAGATCTTCAGCACACCTGGCATGAAGCACGAGAACCTGCTACAGTTCATTGCTGCCGAGAAGCGAGGCTCCAACCTCGAAGTAGAGCTGTGGCTCATCACGGCCTTCCACGACAAG GGCTCCCTCACGGATTACCTCAAGGGGAACATCATCACATGGAACGAACTGTGTCATGTAGCAGAGACGATGTCGCGAGGCCTCTCATACCTGCATGAGGACGTGCCCTGGTGCCGTGGCGAGGGCCACAAGCCGTCTATTGCCCACAG GGACTTTAAAAGTAAGAATGTATTGCTGAAGAGCGACCTCACAGCCGTGCTGGCTGACTTTGGCTTGGCTGTTCGATTTGAGCCAGGGAAACCTCCAGGGGACACCCACGGACAG GTAGGCACGAGACGGTACATGGCTCCTGAGGTGCTCGAGGGAGCCATCAACTTCCAGAGAGATGCCTTCCTGCGCATTGACATGTATGCCATGGGGCTGGTGCTGTGGGAGCTTGTGTCTCGCTGCAAGGCTGCAGACG GACCCGTGGATGAGTACATGCTGCCCTTTGAGGAAGAGATTGGCCAGCACCCTTCGTTGGAGGAGCTGCAGGAGGTGGTGGTGCACAAGAAGATGAGGCCCACCATTAAGGATCACTGGTTGAAACACCCG GGCCTGGCCCAGCTTTGTGTGACCATCGAGGAGTGCTGGGACCATGATGCAGAGGCTCGCTTGTCTGCGGGCTGTGTGGAGGAGCGGGTGTCCCTGATTCGGAGGTCGGTCAACGGCACTACCTCGGACTGTCTCGTTTCCCTGGTGACCTCTGTCACCAATGTGGACCTGCCCCCTAAAGAGTCAAGCATCTAA